In bacterium, the DNA window CTTCCAAGCGCTCAATATCCTCTTCTGCAAAAAGTCGTGTGTTGCCAACAGACCGTTTAGGCGTTAATAAGCCTTCTTTTTCGTACATGCGAATGGTCTGCTGATGAACAGAGAACATTTCTGCAACAACGGATATGGAGTAAAATCCCTTCTTTTTCTTCATTGGGACCTCATCTTCATAGCGTGGTTTCCTTTTTTTTATTTACTGGTTTCACTTTCAAGAATGGTCAAGAACGCTTCTTGTGGCAACTCAACGTTACCAACTTGCTTCATCTTCTTTTTACCTTCTTTTTGCTTTTCAAGCAACTTACGTTTACGCGTTATATCGCCGCCATAACATTTAGCGGTAACGTTTTTACGCAACGCAGAAACAGATTCGCGTGCAATAATTTTAGCACCGATTGCCGCCTGAATTGCCACATCAAACATTTGGCGCGGGATAACGGTCTTTAACTTGGCCGTCAATTGACGCCCAACATAAAACGCTTTATCGTTGTGCACAATTACTGAAAGCGCATCAACCGGCTTACCGTTCAGCAAAATATTCATTTTGACCAAATCGGCTGGCTGGTAGCCCGCTTCTTCATAATCAAAGCTTGCATAGCCCGCACTGAGCGATTTTAATTTATCATAAAAATCGGTAACGATTTCGTTAAGCGGCATACTGTAAACTAGCACCAGACGGTTTTCGTCCAAATAAGTCATCGACTTTTGCTCACCACGACGCTCTTGGCATAGCTTTAAAACACCGCCCAAATAATCTTTTGGCGTGATAATAGTTGCCTTAATCATTGGTTCTAAAATTTCTTCAATTTTAACTTGTTCAGGAAATTTTGACGGATTATCAATAACCGCTTCTTCCCCGTCAGTCAACACCACGCGATACGAAACGGTTGGCGACGTTGCAATAATTGAAACATTATGTTCTTGTTCAAGGCGTTGTTTAAAAACGTCCATGTGCAACAAGCCCAAAAAGCCGCAACGAAACCCAATTCCAAGTGCCGCAGAACTTTCTTTTTCAACATGCACGCTCGGATCATTCAAGGTTAATTTTTCAATAGCGTCGCGCACCACTTCAAATTCTGATGTTTCAACCGGATAAATACCCGCAAACACCATTGATTTTGCCGGCTTAAAACCTGGCAATGGCGTGACAGGATATTTTTTATGAAAGAACGTATCACCAATCCGCGCTTCTTTCACCGTTTTCATACCGCTAATTAAATAGCCCACTTGGCCGGTATACAACGCTGGCATAGACAACGGATTTGGATACATCAGACCGATATCAAGCACTTCGTATGCTTGGCCAGTATGTGCTGCCACAATGTTGTCGCCCTTGCGGATCATACCATCAAGTACTTCAATCAAACAAACAACGCCACGATATTCGTCATACCACGAGTCAAACAGCAACGCTTTGAAATGCTTGTTTTCATCACCAGCTGGCGACTTAATGTTGTTGATAATTGCTGGAAAAAGATGATCAACGTTGAGACCCGTTTTAGCTGAAATCAACACGGTATCTTTCCATTGCAAGTCAAAAACTTTCGCCATTTCCTTGCTCACACGCTCTGGATCTGCCGCTTGCATATCAATTTTATTAATGACCGGAATGATAGAAAGGTCGGCATCAAACGCCAAATAAAAGTTGGCCATCGTTTGCGCTTGCACGCCTTGCACCGCATCAACGAGCAATAACGCACCTTGGCATGCTGCCAACGAACGTGAAACTTCGTAACTAAAATCTACGTGACCGGGCGTATCAATCAAATTCAGCAAATACACTTCGCCCTGATATTCATAAAAAAGCGATGCGGTTTGTGCTTTAACGGTAATCCCACGCTCTTTTTCAACTTGCAGTTTGTCAAGCACTTGTTCGTGTTTTACACGATCAGAAATAGTCCCGGTAATTTCGAGCAAGCGATCAGCAAGCGTTGATTTGCCATGGTCAATATGCGCAATAATAGAAAAATTGCGAATATGTTTAGTCTTAAAATTTTCAAGATTAAAAGAAGGAAGCGAACGGATATCCATAATTACATCTTCTCTGGTCGGCTAACGCCAAGGAGTGTCAAACAAGTGTGCAACGTGTTACGAACAAGAACAATCAAGAACAACCTTCTGCGGGTCGCTTCGTGATTATCTGTCTCAATGATACGATTATTGGTATAAAAATTATGAAACTTATTCGCAAGTTCCCACGAGTAATATGCCAACAAATGCGTTTGATAGCTTTTTTCAATCGTTGCCAAAATATCTTGCAACGAAACTATTTTTTTCAAGAGTTCAATTTCTGCTGCACTCGCATGCTCAAAAATATTCTGAAGGCCTGTCCCGTTGGCACCAGTTTCAAGCTGTTTTACAAACACAGCCAACGCAGAGTCCTGTGCCGCTTTTTCCAAAACACTCATGATACGCACGTAGGCATATTGAATATAAAACACCGGATTTTCATTGCTCTTTTTCAATGCAATGCTTAAATCAAGCTCAAGGTGCGCCTCCGCTTTACGATTCAAATAAAAGAAACGCGCAACGTCGGTCCCTACCGCATCAACAACATCGCGCAACGTCGTAAAATTACCAGAACGCTTAGACATCCTGACCGCTTCATCGCCGTTTTTAATGCTAACCAATTGATACAAAATGACATCAAGCCTGTCGGCGTCATAACCCATTGCTTGCAATGTTGCTTTCAAACGCATCACGTAGCCATGATGATCTTGACCAAAAATATTAATTAAATGGTCGTAGCCACGCGCAAATTTATTTTGGTGATAGGCAATGTCCCCAGCAATGTAGGTCATTTCGCCGGTAGATTTTTTGACCACACGATCTTTTTCATCGCCAAATTCTGTTGACTTAAACCACAAAGCACCATCTTTTTCATACGCAAGATTGGCCTGTATTAATTTTTTAAGCGCCGCATCAAAGGCCCCATTATCATGCAATTTTTTTTCAGAAAACCATTCATCAAAATGAATGCCGTACAAAATTAAATCTTCTTTAATAATTTGCAGTAAATGATTTTTTGCATAGTCTTCAAAAAATTCATCGGGCTTAAGCGCAACATCATCACCAAATTCTAGTAAACATTCTTGCGCAATATCATTAATATACTCGCCCTGATACCCGCCTTCCGGCAGCTCTTCGGCAATGCCCAACTGTTGTTTACAGCGAACTTGCAACGATTGGCCCAGCAAATGGATTTGATTACCGGCATCGTTAATATAATATTCACGATGAACAGTATGCCCAAGAAACGAAAGAACGTTAGAAAGTACATCGCCAATAATACCGCCACGGCCAGTACCAAGATGTGGCGGACCGGTCGGGTTGGCGCTGACATACTCAACTAAATATTTTTTAAGCGGCTCTTCTACAAGCTTAAAAAATTCTTTTGGAGCGGCAAGTAATTGCGCTGCCACAAGCTCCCACAATGGTTGTTTAAAAGCAATATTCAAGAAACCAGGA includes these proteins:
- the lepA gene encoding elongation factor 4 — protein: MDIRSLPSFNLENFKTKHIRNFSIIAHIDHGKSTLADRLLEITGTISDRVKHEQVLDKLQVEKERGITVKAQTASLFYEYQGEVYLLNLIDTPGHVDFSYEVSRSLAACQGALLLVDAVQGVQAQTMANFYLAFDADLSIIPVINKIDMQAADPERVSKEMAKVFDLQWKDTVLISAKTGLNVDHLFPAIINNIKSPAGDENKHFKALLFDSWYDEYRGVVCLIEVLDGMIRKGDNIVAAHTGQAYEVLDIGLMYPNPLSMPALYTGQVGYLISGMKTVKEARIGDTFFHKKYPVTPLPGFKPAKSMVFAGIYPVETSEFEVVRDAIEKLTLNDPSVHVEKESSAALGIGFRCGFLGLLHMDVFKQRLEQEHNVSIIATSPTVSYRVVLTDGEEAVIDNPSKFPEQVKIEEILEPMIKATIITPKDYLGGVLKLCQERRGEQKSMTYLDENRLVLVYSMPLNEIVTDFYDKLKSLSAGYASFDYEEAGYQPADLVKMNILLNGKPVDALSVIVHNDKAFYVGRQLTAKLKTVIPRQMFDVAIQAAIGAKIIARESVSALRKNVTAKCYGGDITRKRKLLEKQKEGKKKMKQVGNVELPQEAFLTILESETSK
- a CDS encoding arginine--tRNA ligase, whose protein sequence is MNIIKSLKKEIIAVIQKSLNLSPAQCASIEVTLNVDKDAAFGDMSCNAAMVLARVLQQNPRQVAQRVQHDLQEIKQGLLAEYLESVTIAGPGFLNIAFKQPLWELVAAQLLAAPKEFFKLVEEPLKKYLVEYVSANPTGPPHLGTGRGGIIGDVLSNVLSFLGHTVHREYYINDAGNQIHLLGQSLQVRCKQQLGIAEELPEGGYQGEYINDIAQECLLEFGDDVALKPDEFFEDYAKNHLLQIIKEDLILYGIHFDEWFSEKKLHDNGAFDAALKKLIQANLAYEKDGALWFKSTEFGDEKDRVVKKSTGEMTYIAGDIAYHQNKFARGYDHLINIFGQDHHGYVMRLKATLQAMGYDADRLDVILYQLVSIKNGDEAVRMSKRSGNFTTLRDVVDAVGTDVARFFYLNRKAEAHLELDLSIALKKSNENPVFYIQYAYVRIMSVLEKAAQDSALAVFVKQLETGANGTGLQNIFEHASAAEIELLKKIVSLQDILATIEKSYQTHLLAYYSWELANKFHNFYTNNRIIETDNHEATRRRLFLIVLVRNTLHTCLTLLGVSRPEKM